In Streptantibioticus cattleyicolor NRRL 8057 = DSM 46488, a genomic segment contains:
- a CDS encoding FKBP-type peptidyl-prolyl cis-trans isomerase: protein MRRFAAALVVPLLLLTAACGNDKGSSNSSAPAPSAGGKFGEKPTIPKGQGDPPKNLVVKTLSAGNGPAVAKDDFIQANYLGQTWDSDQPFDTSFDKGQPLSVRIGAGQVIKGWDQGLVGQKTGSRVELVVPPGLGYGDKANQNIPANSTLVFVVDIVKDVKVPAGPKGAVQPQNDARLPKVGTNTDAKAPSVDIPHTAAPKDLVSNYVIEGTGPAVKASDTVVVNYKGLLWDGGKQFDSSYDRGQPLAIGLGQVVKGWSQGLAGKKVGSRVLLVVPPELGYGAQGSPPAIPANAPLVFVVDILGTL, encoded by the coding sequence GTGCGCCGATTCGCCGCCGCCCTCGTCGTACCGCTGCTGCTGCTCACCGCGGCCTGCGGGAACGACAAGGGCTCTTCCAACTCCTCCGCGCCGGCCCCGTCCGCCGGCGGCAAGTTCGGTGAGAAGCCGACCATCCCCAAGGGCCAGGGCGACCCGCCGAAGAACCTGGTGGTCAAGACGCTCAGCGCCGGCAACGGACCGGCGGTCGCCAAGGACGACTTCATCCAGGCCAACTACCTGGGCCAGACCTGGGACTCCGACCAGCCGTTCGACACCAGCTTCGACAAGGGCCAGCCGCTCAGCGTCCGGATCGGCGCCGGCCAGGTCATCAAGGGCTGGGACCAGGGTCTGGTCGGGCAGAAGACCGGCAGCCGGGTCGAACTCGTCGTCCCGCCCGGCCTCGGCTACGGCGATAAGGCCAACCAGAACATCCCGGCCAACTCCACGCTGGTCTTCGTGGTCGACATCGTCAAGGACGTCAAGGTGCCGGCCGGCCCCAAGGGCGCCGTCCAGCCGCAGAACGACGCCAGGCTGCCCAAGGTCGGCACCAACACCGACGCCAAGGCGCCCTCGGTGGACATCCCGCACACCGCGGCCCCCAAGGACCTGGTCTCCAACTACGTGATCGAGGGCACCGGCCCGGCCGTCAAGGCCAGCGACACGGTGGTGGTCAACTACAAGGGCCTGCTGTGGGACGGCGGCAAGCAGTTCGACAGCAGCTACGACCGCGGCCAGCCGCTCGCCATCGGCCTCGGCCAGGTCGTCAAGGGGTGGTCGCAGGGGCTGGCCGGCAAGAAGGTCGGCAGCCGGGTGCTGCTGGTCGTCCCCCCGGAGCTGGGCTACGGCGCCCAGGGCAGCCCGCCGGCCATCCCCGCCAACGCCCCGCTGGTCTTCGTGGTGGACATCCTCGGGACGCTGTGA